A genome region from Pseudomonas helmanticensis includes the following:
- a CDS encoding DEAD/DEAH box helicase, translating to MNPPLSKPLAPSWVSRFKEQSLERGRRYALENRVRIAQVGDATITASCEGSGGNVYRQTIHLRESAKGTLLLVDAGCTCPVRTNCKHCAAVLLKVQETLDYPAAAKDAELLEKLQAVLENRGPKAPPQVLVDNVQPMPRLWLASVEFSAFEPRNGKMQRYIQHRAALSFSYLDEYVSGQKNSDILIRQETQTLRIKRHPDVEQSYREQLRILGFRIATRQSKALPESAGELYEMVNDSAWLTFTLNDLPKLRTQGWELQIDEEFGFDLTAVDDWYATVEQAPERDWFDLELGIIVNGERLSLLPILLNLMRSHAEILNPERLARRRDDELILVNVPQRNSEHGPLQVALPLGRLKPVLMTLGEFYLQEPGETTLRLSKADAIRLNSLEGIPLLWEGGEQIRTFAQRLRDIRDFSVEAPEGLNATLRPYQLEGLSWMQSLRQLEVGGILADDMGLGKTLQTLAHILSEKIAGRLDRPCMVVMPTSLIPNWLDEAAHFTPQLNVVALYGATRKKHFDNLADFDLILTTYALLPKDVERLAKQPLHVLVLDEAQYIKNPNSKAAQAARELNARQRLCLSGTPLENHLGELWSLFHFLLPGWLGDVKSFNADYRVPIEKRGSEVRLQHLNGRIKPFLLRRTKEQVATELPPKTEIIHWVDLNEAQRDVYETMRLAMDKKVRDEITRKGVARSQIIILEALLKLRQVCCDLRLVNDATLPARGSTSGKLDSLMEMLEELFEEGRRILLFSQFTSMLSLIEDELKKRNVSYALLTGQTRDRRTPVKEFQSGKRQIFLISLKAGGVGLNLTEADTVIHYDPWWNPATENQATDRAYRIGQEKPVFVYKMIARGTVEEKIQHLQKEKSDLAAGVLDGRKAGDWKLQSDDIEALFAPLPDKLEKR from the coding sequence ATGAACCCGCCGCTGAGTAAACCGTTGGCACCCTCCTGGGTCAGCCGATTCAAGGAACAGAGCCTGGAGCGTGGCCGCCGCTACGCCCTGGAAAACCGGGTACGCATCGCCCAGGTCGGCGATGCAACCATCACCGCCAGTTGCGAAGGCTCTGGCGGCAACGTTTACCGCCAGACCATTCACCTGCGCGAGTCAGCCAAAGGCACTCTGCTGCTGGTCGATGCCGGTTGCACCTGCCCGGTTCGCACCAATTGCAAACACTGCGCAGCGGTGTTGCTGAAAGTTCAGGAAACCCTCGACTACCCCGCCGCCGCCAAAGACGCCGAACTGCTGGAAAAACTCCAGGCTGTGCTGGAAAACCGCGGCCCGAAAGCACCGCCGCAAGTGCTGGTCGATAACGTTCAGCCAATGCCGCGCCTGTGGCTGGCCAGTGTCGAGTTCAGCGCTTTCGAACCGCGCAACGGCAAGATGCAGCGCTACATCCAGCATCGTGCGGCGCTGTCGTTCAGTTATCTGGACGAATACGTCAGCGGGCAGAAGAACAGTGACATCCTGATCCGCCAGGAAACCCAGACGCTGCGGATAAAACGTCACCCGGATGTCGAACAGTCCTACCGCGAACAGTTACGAATCCTCGGCTTTCGCATCGCTACGCGACAGAGCAAAGCTCTGCCGGAAAGTGCCGGCGAGCTGTATGAGATGGTCAACGACAGCGCGTGGCTGACGTTCACTCTCAACGATCTGCCGAAGCTGCGCACCCAAGGCTGGGAATTGCAGATTGACGAAGAGTTCGGCTTTGACCTGACCGCTGTGGATGACTGGTACGCCACAGTCGAACAGGCACCGGAACGTGACTGGTTCGATCTGGAGTTGGGGATCATCGTCAACGGTGAACGCCTGAGTTTGCTGCCGATCCTGCTCAACCTGATGCGCTCGCACGCGGAGATTCTCAACCCGGAACGTCTTGCGCGCCGTCGTGATGACGAGCTGATTCTGGTCAACGTCCCGCAACGCAACAGCGAGCACGGGCCATTGCAGGTGGCATTGCCGTTGGGCCGGTTGAAACCGGTGCTGATGACCCTCGGCGAGTTCTATTTGCAGGAGCCGGGCGAAACCACTTTGCGCCTGAGCAAGGCCGACGCCATACGCCTGAACTCGCTGGAAGGCATTCCGCTCCTGTGGGAGGGTGGCGAGCAGATTCGCACCTTCGCCCAACGCCTGCGCGACATTCGTGATTTCAGCGTTGAAGCGCCGGAAGGCTTGAATGCGACGCTGCGCCCGTATCAGCTTGAAGGCTTGAGCTGGATGCAGTCGCTGCGGCAATTGGAAGTCGGCGGGATTCTCGCGGATGACATGGGTCTGGGCAAAACCCTACAGACCCTGGCGCATATTCTCAGTGAGAAAATCGCCGGTCGCCTCGATCGCCCGTGCATGGTGGTGATGCCGACCAGTCTGATTCCGAACTGGCTGGATGAAGCGGCGCATTTCACACCGCAGTTGAACGTGGTCGCGCTGTACGGCGCCACTCGCAAGAAGCACTTCGACAATCTGGCGGATTTTGACCTGATTCTCACCACCTACGCGCTGCTGCCCAAGGACGTCGAACGTTTGGCAAAGCAGCCGCTGCATGTGCTGGTGCTGGATGAGGCGCAGTACATCAAGAACCCGAACAGCAAAGCGGCGCAGGCAGCGCGCGAGCTGAATGCGCGTCAGCGCCTGTGCCTGAGTGGTACACCGCTGGAAAACCACCTGGGCGAGCTGTGGTCGCTGTTTCACTTCCTGCTGCCGGGCTGGCTTGGCGACGTAAAAAGCTTCAACGCCGATTACCGCGTGCCGATTGAAAAGCGCGGCAGCGAAGTCCGGCTTCAGCACCTCAACGGCCGAATCAAACCGTTTCTGCTACGTCGCACCAAGGAACAGGTCGCTACCGAGTTGCCGCCGAAGACGGAAATCATCCACTGGGTCGATCTCAACGAAGCGCAGCGCGATGTGTACGAAACCATGCGCCTGGCGATGGACAAGAAAGTCCGCGACGAGATCACCCGCAAGGGTGTCGCGCGCAGCCAGATCATCATTCTTGAAGCGCTGTTGAAACTGCGTCAGGTTTGCTGCGATCTGCGCCTGGTCAACGACGCCACCCTGCCCGCGCGCGGCAGTACATCCGGCAAGCTCGACAGTTTGATGGAGATGCTGGAAGAGTTGTTCGAGGAAGGCCGAAGGATTCTGCTGTTTTCGCAGTTCACCTCGATGCTGTCATTGATTGAAGACGAGCTGAAAAAGCGCAATGTCTCCTACGCGCTGCTGACCGGCCAAACCCGCGATCGTCGTACGCCGGTGAAGGAATTCCAGAGCGGCAAGCGTCAGATATTTCTGATCAGTCTGAAGGCCGGTGGTGTTGGCCTGAACCTCACCGAAGCGGATACGGTGATTCACTACGACCCGTGGTGGAACCCGGCGACCGAGAATCAGGCGACGGACCGCGCTTACCGGATCGGTCAGGAGAAACCGGTGTTCGTCTACAAGATGATTGCCCGGGGCACGGTGGAAGAGAAGATTCAGCATCTGCAGAAGGAAAAATCCGACTTGGCGGCGGGCGTGCTGGATGGGCGCAAGGCCGGGGACTGGAAGTTGCAGAGTGATGATATTGAAGCGTTGTTTGCGCCGTTGCCGGACAAGCTCGAGAAGCGTTGA
- a CDS encoding glyceraldehyde-3-phosphate dehydrogenase produces the protein MWKVTVTQKPDQCLGEWIDREALAEAMIPLIGQLYRNNNVVSSIYGRSLINQSVIAILKAHRFARHRSSDDSELSVHETFPLLKAMSELKLGAASVDLGKLAFKFRNEGNGRTAEQFVREEMADVVGQQNASARKGTDVVLYGFGRIGRLLARILIEKTGGGDGLRLRAIVVRKGADNDLTKRASLLRRDSVHGSFNGTITIDEENNTITANGNLIQVIYAKNPTEVDYTQYGIKDALLVDNTGVWRDADGLGQHLQCPGIDRVVLTAPGKGKLKNIVHGINHSEITADDKIVSAASCTTNAIVPVLKAVNDKFGIINGHVETVHSYTNDQNLIDNFHKGDRRGRSAALNMVITETGAATAAAKALPELAGKLTGNAIRVPTPNVSMAILNLNLEKAATREEMNEYLRYMALHSDLHKQIDFVNSQEVVSTDFVGSRHAGVVDAEATITQDNRVVLYVWYDNEFGYSCQVIRVMEDMAGVNPPAFPR, from the coding sequence ATGTGGAAGGTTACCGTGACTCAGAAGCCCGACCAGTGTCTTGGTGAATGGATCGACCGTGAAGCTCTCGCAGAAGCGATGATTCCGCTTATCGGTCAGCTCTACCGCAATAACAACGTGGTGAGCTCGATCTATGGCCGCAGCCTGATCAACCAGTCTGTCATCGCGATTCTCAAAGCTCACCGCTTTGCGCGTCACCGTTCTTCCGACGACAGCGAACTCTCCGTCCACGAAACATTCCCGCTGCTTAAAGCCATGAGCGAGCTCAAGCTCGGCGCGGCTTCGGTAGATCTGGGCAAGTTGGCGTTCAAATTCCGCAACGAAGGCAACGGCCGTACCGCCGAGCAGTTCGTGCGTGAAGAAATGGCTGACGTGGTTGGCCAGCAAAACGCTTCGGCCCGTAAAGGCACCGACGTTGTGCTGTACGGCTTCGGTCGTATCGGTCGTCTGCTGGCGCGTATCCTGATCGAGAAAACCGGTGGTGGCGACGGTCTGCGTCTGCGTGCCATCGTCGTGCGCAAAGGCGCCGACAACGACCTGACCAAGCGCGCCAGCCTGCTGCGTCGCGATTCGGTGCATGGTTCGTTCAACGGCACCATCACCATCGACGAAGAAAACAACACCATCACCGCCAACGGTAACCTGATCCAGGTGATCTACGCCAAGAACCCGACTGAAGTGGATTACACCCAGTACGGCATCAAAGACGCGCTGCTGGTGGACAACACCGGTGTATGGCGTGACGCCGATGGCCTGGGCCAGCACTTGCAGTGCCCGGGTATCGACCGCGTTGTTCTGACCGCGCCAGGCAAAGGCAAGCTGAAGAACATCGTTCACGGTATCAACCACAGCGAAATCACCGCTGACGACAAGATCGTGTCCGCCGCTTCCTGCACCACCAACGCCATCGTGCCGGTGCTGAAAGCTGTGAATGACAAGTTCGGCATCATCAACGGTCACGTCGAAACCGTTCACTCGTACACCAACGACCAGAACCTGATCGACAACTTCCACAAGGGCGATCGCCGTGGTCGTAGCGCTGCGCTGAACATGGTAATCACCGAGACCGGTGCTGCCACCGCTGCTGCCAAGGCCCTGCCTGAGCTGGCCGGCAAGCTGACCGGTAACGCGATCCGTGTGCCGACGCCAAACGTGTCGATGGCCATTCTCAACCTCAACCTTGAGAAAGCCGCTACCCGTGAAGAGATGAACGAGTACCTGCGCTACATGGCGCTGCACTCCGATCTGCACAAGCAAATCGACTTCGTTAACTCGCAGGAAGTGGTTTCGACCGACTTCGTTGGTTCGCGCCACGCCGGTGTGGTCGACGCTGAAGCGACCATCACCCAGGATAACCGCGTTGTTCTGTACGTCTGGTACGACAACGAGTTCGGTTACAGCTGCCAGGTGATCCGCGTGATGGAAGACATGGCCGGGGTAAACCCGCCAGCGTTCCCGCGCTAA
- a CDS encoding MFS transporter → MSTTTGKGKAIFRVVSGNFLEMFDFMVYGFYATAIAKTFFPADSAFASLMLSLATFGAGFLMRPLGAIFLGAYIDRHGRRQGLIITLALMAAGTVLIACVPGYATLGVAAPLIVLFGRLLQGFSAGVELGGVSVYLAEIATPGRKGFFVSWQSASQQAAVVFAGLLGVGLNHWLSPEQMGDWGWRVPFLIGCMIVPVIFVIRRSLEETPEFQARKHRPTLREIVRSIGQNFGIVIAGMALVVMTTVSFYLITAYTPTFGKAELHLSDFDALLVTVCIGLSNFFWLPVMGAVSDKIGRKPLLLAATILAILTAYPALSWLVANPSFSHLLIVELWLSFLYGSYNGAMVVALTEIMPVEVRTTGFSLAYSLATATFGGFTPAACTYLIHVLDNKAAPGIWLSGAAVLGLIATLVLFRGNKHELRTAQAAIPGGAR, encoded by the coding sequence ATGTCCACCACCACGGGCAAAGGCAAAGCGATTTTTCGCGTTGTCAGCGGCAACTTCCTCGAAATGTTCGACTTCATGGTCTACGGCTTCTACGCCACGGCCATTGCCAAGACCTTCTTCCCGGCCGACAGCGCCTTCGCTTCCCTGATGCTTTCGCTGGCCACTTTCGGCGCCGGCTTCCTGATGCGGCCGCTGGGGGCAATTTTCCTCGGCGCCTACATTGACCGTCATGGCCGTCGCCAAGGCCTGATCATTACTCTGGCGTTGATGGCTGCCGGCACGGTGCTGATCGCCTGCGTTCCGGGCTACGCCACTCTCGGTGTGGCCGCACCGCTGATCGTACTGTTTGGCCGCTTGCTGCAAGGTTTCTCGGCGGGCGTGGAGCTGGGCGGCGTGTCGGTGTACCTGGCAGAGATCGCCACACCAGGACGCAAGGGCTTCTTTGTCAGTTGGCAGTCCGCCAGCCAGCAAGCGGCCGTGGTTTTCGCCGGATTGCTCGGGGTCGGTCTCAACCATTGGCTGAGTCCGGAACAGATGGGCGACTGGGGCTGGCGCGTGCCGTTCCTGATCGGCTGCATGATTGTGCCGGTGATCTTCGTTATTCGCCGTTCGCTGGAAGAAACCCCGGAATTTCAGGCGCGGAAACATCGCCCTACCCTGCGGGAAATTGTCCGTTCGATCGGTCAGAACTTTGGCATCGTCATCGCCGGCATGGCGCTGGTGGTGATGACCACGGTGTCCTTCTACTTGATTACCGCGTACACCCCGACGTTCGGCAAGGCTGAGCTGCACTTGTCGGACTTCGATGCGTTGCTGGTGACTGTGTGTATCGGCCTGTCGAACTTCTTCTGGCTGCCGGTGATGGGCGCAGTGTCCGACAAGATCGGGCGCAAACCCCTACTGCTGGCGGCGACGATTCTGGCGATTCTTACCGCTTACCCGGCGCTGTCGTGGCTGGTGGCGAATCCGAGCTTCAGCCATTTACTGATCGTCGAGTTATGGCTGTCGTTCCTCTACGGCTCGTACAACGGCGCGATGGTGGTGGCACTGACCGAGATCATGCCGGTGGAAGTGCGAACGACCGGGTTCTCGCTGGCCTATAGCCTGGCGACGGCAACCTTCGGCGGGTTTACGCCGGCGGCGTGTACTTATCTGATCCATGTGCTGGATAACAAGGCTGCGCCGGGGATCTGGCTGAGTGGCGCGGCGGTGTTGGGGTTGATTGCGACGCTGGTGTTGTTCCGCGGCAATAAGCATGAACTGCGCACCGCGCAAGCGGCCATACCCGGCGGCGCTCGATAG
- the mfd gene encoding transcription-repair coupling factor, translated as MPVLRLPLLPAEAGKQHWGNLPGAALSLAIAEAASAAKRFTLLLTADSQSAERLEQELSFFAPDLPVLHFPDWETLPYDLFSPHQDIISQRIASLYRLPELAHGVLVVPITTALHRLAPTKFLLGSSLVLDVGQKLDVEQMRSRLEASGYRYVDTVYEHGEFTVRGALIDLFPMGSKLPYRIDLFDDEIETLRTFDPENQRSIDKVESVKLLPAREFPLQKDAVTRFKARFRERFDVDFRRCPIFQDLSSGITPAGIEYYLPLFFDETSTLFDYLPQDTQVFSLPGIEQAAENFWNDVRNRYEERRVDPSRPLLPPAELFLPVEDCFARLKSWPRVVASQQDVESGAGRERFPAQALPNLAIEAKATQPLAALAGFLDEFPGRVLFTAESAGRREVLLELLERLKLRPKTVDSWPDFVASKDRLAITIAPLDEGLMLDDPALALVAESPLFGQRVMQRRRREKRADGNNDAVIKNLTELREGAPVVHIDHGVGRYLGLTILEIDDQAAEFLTLEYAENAKLYVPVANLHLIARYTGSDDALAPLHRLGSETWQKAKRKAAEQVRDVAAELLDIYARRAAREGYAFADPKADYATFSAGFPFEETPDQQTTIEAVRADMLAPKPMDRLVCGDVGFGKTEVAMRAAFIAVHGGRQVAILVPTTLLAQQHYNSFRDRFADWPVTVEVMSRFKSTKEVNAAIADLAEGKIDIVIGTHKLLSDDVKIKNLGLVIIDEEHRFGVRQKEQLKALRSEVDILTLTATPIPRTLNMAVSGMRDLSIIATPPARRLSVRTFVMEQNKSTVKEALLRELLRGGQVYYLHNDVKTIEKCAADLAELVPEARIGIGHGQMRERELEQVMSDFYHKRFNVLIASTIIETGIDVPSANTIIIERADKFGLAQLHQLRGRVGRSHHQAYAYLLTPPRQQITSDAEKRLEAIANTQDLGAGFVLATNDLEIRGAGELLGDGQSGQIQAVGFTLYMEMLERAVKSIRKGEQPNLDQPLGGGPEVNLRVPALIPEDYLPDVHARLILYKRIASATDEEGLKDLQVEMIDRFGLLPEPTKNLVRITALKLQAEQLGIKKVDGGPQGGRIEFAAQTPVDPMTLIKLIQSQPKRYKFEGATMFKFQVPMERPEERFNTVEALFERLIPKTV; from the coding sequence GTGCCCGTTCTGCGTCTACCGCTACTCCCTGCCGAGGCAGGTAAACAGCATTGGGGCAATTTGCCCGGTGCTGCCCTCAGTCTGGCGATTGCCGAGGCTGCCAGCGCTGCCAAGCGCTTCACCCTGCTACTGACCGCCGACAGCCAGAGCGCTGAACGACTGGAACAGGAGCTGAGTTTCTTCGCCCCGGATTTGCCCGTCCTGCATTTCCCCGACTGGGAAACCCTGCCGTACGACCTGTTCTCGCCGCACCAGGACATCATTTCCCAGCGCATCGCCAGCTTATATAGGCTGCCGGAACTGGCGCATGGCGTGCTGGTGGTGCCGATCACCACGGCCCTGCATCGCCTGGCGCCGACCAAATTTCTGCTCGGCAGCAGCCTGGTACTCGATGTCGGCCAGAAGCTCGACGTTGAACAGATGCGCTCGCGGCTCGAAGCCAGCGGTTATCGCTACGTCGACACGGTTTATGAGCACGGCGAATTCACCGTGCGCGGCGCGCTGATCGACCTGTTCCCGATGGGCAGCAAACTGCCCTATCGCATCGACCTGTTCGATGACGAAATCGAAACCCTGCGTACATTCGATCCGGAAAACCAGCGCTCGATCGACAAGGTCGAATCGGTCAAGCTGCTACCGGCACGCGAATTTCCGTTGCAGAAAGACGCAGTCACCCGTTTCAAGGCACGTTTCCGCGAGCGTTTCGACGTCGACTTCCGGCGCTGCCCGATCTTTCAGGATCTGAGCAGCGGGATTACCCCGGCCGGCATCGAGTACTACCTGCCGCTGTTCTTCGACGAAACTTCGACCCTGTTCGATTACCTGCCGCAGGACACGCAAGTGTTCTCGCTGCCGGGCATCGAGCAAGCGGCCGAAAACTTCTGGAACGATGTGCGTAATCGCTATGAAGAGCGCCGCGTCGATCCATCGCGTCCTTTATTGCCACCCGCTGAATTGTTCCTGCCGGTGGAAGACTGCTTCGCGCGCCTGAAGAGCTGGCCGCGCGTGGTCGCCAGCCAACAGGACGTCGAAAGCGGTGCCGGGCGCGAGCGCTTTCCGGCGCAAGCCCTGCCGAATCTGGCGATCGAAGCCAAAGCCACGCAACCGCTGGCGGCACTGGCCGGATTCCTCGACGAATTCCCCGGGCGCGTGCTGTTCACCGCCGAATCCGCGGGGCGTCGCGAAGTGCTGCTGGAGTTGCTCGAACGCCTGAAGCTGCGGCCGAAAACCGTCGACAGCTGGCCAGACTTCGTTGCGAGCAAGGATCGTCTGGCGATCACTATTGCGCCGCTCGACGAAGGCCTGATGCTCGACGATCCGGCGCTGGCACTGGTCGCCGAAAGTCCGCTGTTCGGCCAGCGCGTGATGCAGCGTCGCCGCCGCGAGAAGCGTGCCGATGGCAACAACGATGCGGTGATCAAGAACCTGACCGAGTTGCGCGAAGGCGCGCCGGTGGTGCATATCGATCACGGCGTCGGCCGCTACCTCGGCCTGACCATTCTGGAAATCGACGATCAGGCCGCCGAATTCCTCACCCTCGAATACGCCGAGAACGCCAAGCTCTATGTGCCGGTGGCCAACCTGCATCTGATTGCGCGCTACACCGGCAGCGACGATGCACTGGCGCCGCTGCACCGCCTCGGCTCCGAGACCTGGCAGAAAGCCAAGCGCAAAGCCGCCGAACAAGTGCGTGACGTTGCCGCTGAACTGCTCGACATCTATGCCCGTCGTGCCGCTCGCGAAGGTTATGCGTTCGCCGACCCGAAAGCCGATTACGCAACGTTCAGCGCTGGTTTCCCGTTCGAAGAAACCCCGGATCAACAAACCACTATCGAAGCCGTGCGCGCCGACATGCTCGCGCCGAAACCAATGGATCGACTGGTCTGCGGCGACGTCGGTTTCGGCAAGACCGAAGTGGCCATGCGCGCGGCGTTCATCGCCGTGCACGGTGGTCGTCAGGTAGCGATTCTGGTGCCGACCACCCTGCTCGCTCAGCAGCACTACAACAGTTTCCGCGACCGCTTCGCCGACTGGCCGGTGACTGTCGAAGTGATGAGCCGCTTCAAGTCGACCAAGGAGGTCAACGCGGCGATCGCCGACCTGGCGGAAGGCAAGATCGACATCGTCATCGGCACGCACAAGCTGTTGTCCGACGACGTAAAAATCAAAAACCTCGGGCTGGTGATCATCGACGAAGAACACCGCTTCGGTGTGCGTCAGAAAGAACAGCTCAAGGCCCTGCGCAGCGAAGTCGACATTCTGACTCTGACCGCCACACCGATTCCGCGCACGCTCAACATGGCGGTGTCGGGCATGCGCGATCTGTCGATCATTGCCACGCCGCCAGCGCGACGCCTGTCGGTGCGCACTTTCGTCATGGAGCAGAACAAGAGCACGGTCAAAGAGGCTCTGCTCCGCGAACTGCTGCGCGGCGGTCAGGTTTACTACTTGCACAACGATGTGAAAACCATCGAGAAATGCGCCGCCGATCTCGCCGAACTGGTGCCGGAAGCCCGCATCGGCATCGGTCACGGACAGATGCGCGAACGCGAACTCGAACAGGTGATGAGCGACTTCTATCACAAGCGTTTCAACGTGCTGATCGCCTCGACCATCATCGAGACCGGCATCGACGTGCCGAGCGCCAATACCATCATCATCGAGCGCGCCGACAAGTTTGGCCTGGCACAACTGCACCAGTTGCGTGGCCGTGTCGGCCGCAGTCACCACCAGGCATACGCCTACCTGCTGACGCCGCCGCGCCAGCAAATCACTTCGGACGCAGAAAAACGTCTGGAGGCGATCGCCAATACCCAGGATCTCGGGGCGGGTTTCGTGCTCGCGACCAACGACCTGGAAATCCGTGGCGCCGGCGAACTGCTCGGCGATGGCCAGAGCGGTCAGATTCAGGCTGTGGGCTTCACGCTGTACATGGAAATGCTCGAACGCGCGGTGAAATCAATCCGTAAGGGCGAGCAGCCGAACCTCGACCAGCCGCTCGGCGGTGGTCCGGAAGTCAACCTGCGGGTGCCGGCACTGATTCCGGAAGACTATCTGCCGGACGTTCACGCGCGCCTGATCCTGTACAAGCGCATCGCTTCGGCCACCGACGAGGAAGGCCTGAAGGATCTGCAAGTCGAGATGATCGACCGTTTCGGCCTGCTGCCGGAACCGACCAAAAACCTGGTACGCATCACTGCATTGAAGTTGCAGGCTGAACAGCTCGGTATCAAGAAGGTCGACGGAGGGCCGCAAGGTGGACGAATCGAGTTCGCGGCGCAGACGCCGGTCGACCCGATGACCCTGATCAAACTGATCCAGAGCCAGCCAAAACGCTACAAATTCGAAGGCGCCACGATGTTTAAATTCCAGGTGCCGATGGAACGCCCGGAAGAGCGCTTTAATACTGTAGAGGCGCTGTTCGAGCGCCTCATCCCGAAAACTGTTTGA
- a CDS encoding FAD:protein FMN transferase, with protein sequence MLVAVLSGCGNGDSMESFGGPTMGSTWSIKYVRHAGLADSAQVRGEVEGILAEVDRQMSTYRNDSDIERFNALPANSCQIMPASVLELVRVGEQLSVKSEGSYDLTVEPLMNLWGFGPQGREEKVPSAAALAAVLQRVGHEHLHIDGSQLCKDAAVEVDFNSIAAGYAVDTIAARLDALGIHDYLAEATGELKAKGRKLDGSAWRIALEEPRDDQQVAERIINVDGYGVSTSGDYRNYFLQDGRRYSHTFDARTGAPVLHDLASVTVIHPSALMADGLSTLLMILGPERAWDYAEKHDIGAFFVIRADTGFVIRTSAAFARLSGAKTD encoded by the coding sequence ATGCTGGTCGCCGTATTGTCCGGCTGCGGCAACGGCGATTCGATGGAAAGTTTTGGTGGCCCGACCATGGGCAGCACGTGGTCGATCAAATACGTGCGCCACGCCGGTCTAGCTGATTCGGCGCAAGTTCGCGGCGAAGTGGAGGGTATCCTCGCTGAAGTAGACCGTCAGATGTCGACTTACCGCAACGATTCGGATATCGAGCGCTTCAACGCCCTGCCCGCCAACAGCTGTCAGATCATGCCCGCCTCGGTGCTCGAATTGGTCCGCGTCGGCGAACAGCTGTCCGTGAAAAGTGAAGGTTCCTACGATCTCACCGTCGAACCGCTGATGAATCTGTGGGGGTTTGGGCCGCAAGGGCGCGAAGAAAAAGTCCCGAGCGCCGCCGCACTGGCCGCGGTGCTGCAGCGAGTCGGTCATGAGCATCTGCACATCGATGGCAGTCAACTGTGCAAGGACGCCGCCGTCGAAGTCGATTTCAACAGCATCGCCGCCGGTTATGCCGTCGATACCATTGCCGCCCGGCTCGACGCACTGGGCATCCACGATTACCTCGCCGAAGCCACCGGCGAATTGAAGGCCAAGGGCCGAAAGCTCGACGGTTCAGCGTGGCGTATCGCCCTGGAAGAGCCCCGTGATGATCAACAGGTCGCCGAACGCATCATTAATGTCGACGGCTACGGCGTCTCCACCTCCGGCGATTACCGCAACTATTTCCTGCAGGATGGCCGACGCTATTCCCACACCTTCGATGCCCGCACCGGTGCACCTGTCCTACACGACCTGGCGTCAGTCACGGTGATTCATCCTTCAGCGTTGATGGCCGATGGACTATCGACGCTGCTGATGATTCTCGGGCCGGAAAGGGCGTGGGACTACGCCGAAAAACATGACATTGGTGCATTCTTTGTGATTCGTGCCGATACAGGTTTTGTGATCCGCACCAGTGCGGCTTTCGCACGCCTCAGTGGCGCAAAAACTGACTGA
- a CDS encoding CsiV family protein translates to MRLFRSLTLLLTLVAPTAFADDLYQVEMILVRQNAVPAIVSRAAPEDWAAGAQRLAENSTRTPALNDVASKLTASGEYSVLMHKAWQQTLGEAPAKVAVSDGKEQFGQFPIEGTLELKLGRFTDVAADFWVNQLDANGLVTASERLKQDSHTKNGQLNYLDNGHLALLIKITSLTAPAPREAPEAIPD, encoded by the coding sequence ATGCGCCTGTTTCGCTCACTGACTTTGCTACTGACTTTGGTAGCACCTACGGCGTTTGCCGATGACCTGTATCAGGTCGAGATGATTCTGGTGCGCCAGAACGCTGTGCCGGCGATTGTCAGCCGCGCAGCACCGGAAGACTGGGCCGCCGGCGCCCAGCGCTTGGCTGAGAACAGCACGCGGACACCGGCGCTCAATGATGTCGCCAGCAAACTCACCGCCAGCGGCGAGTACAGCGTGCTGATGCACAAGGCCTGGCAACAGACCCTCGGCGAAGCACCGGCGAAAGTCGCGGTCAGTGACGGCAAGGAGCAGTTCGGCCAGTTCCCGATCGAAGGCACGCTGGAGCTGAAGCTCGGACGCTTCACCGATGTCGCCGCCGACTTCTGGGTCAATCAGCTCGACGCCAATGGCCTGGTCACCGCCAGTGAACGCCTGAAACAGGACAGCCACACCAAAAACGGCCAGCTCAACTACCTCGACAACGGCCACCTGGCGTTGCTGATCAAGATCACTTCCCTGACTGCACCTGCGCCACGGGAAGCGCCTGAAGCGATTCCGGACTGA